In Allomuricauda ruestringensis DSM 13258, the following proteins share a genomic window:
- a CDS encoding DUF5004 domain-containing protein — MKKNVLAFAGWVCFALIVVSCDSDQGNACPKDFVGALTGQEEQLVGTWVLSEITSESAIDLTDDEEQNPSTDLFEQYSECDRDASYIFDDDRTYRYDLGQRVGDCDYPITATGSWKFSAQILSLTSTCSIQTAPLKLNAEGDTFTFSEVYKLKDVHGTIIQTKIVFTYSLAP; from the coding sequence ATGAAAAAAAATGTTTTGGCTTTTGCCGGTTGGGTTTGTTTTGCCTTAATTGTAGTATCCTGTGATTCGGATCAGGGTAATGCTTGTCCCAAGGATTTTGTGGGTGCATTGACCGGGCAGGAAGAACAGTTGGTCGGTACATGGGTATTGTCCGAGATAACTTCGGAATCTGCAATTGACCTGACCGATGATGAAGAGCAGAACCCTTCGACCGATCTGTTCGAACAATATTCCGAATGTGACCGGGATGCTTCCTATATTTTTGATGATGACCGAACCTATCGTTACGATCTAGGTCAACGTGTTGGAGATTGTGATTATCCTATCACTGCAACGGGATCTTGGAAATTCAGTGCCCAAATATTGAGCCTAACTTCGACTTGTAGCATTCAGACCGCTCCATTGAAGTTGAACGCGGAGGGAGATACTTTTACGTTTTCAGAAGTATACAAGCTAAAGGATGTTCATGGAACAATCATCCAGACCAAAATAGTATTTACCTATTCGTTGGCCCCATAG